In the genome of Halapricum salinum, one region contains:
- a CDS encoding sugar phosphate isomerase/epimerase family protein, with protein sequence MTDAPAEALDPDQHLGAAMDVRFADTVGEFAEQCQQWGLDHVELKAEYLAGHPETPTPAELRRLSEAFDCSLTLHAPFRDWNLGSFNESVRRASVGMVTQTLTDAAIAEAGAVVVHGGAVPRRYPEWVRETARENARQSLQACADHAADVGVPLCLENQPESDSDERHTTTPDDLAAMLDSVNASPEVLKITLDVGHAKVNGVDWRDFAERFGDRIEVVHLHDNDATADQHEPFPGYESVVESVPASYFVFEMKSVSDVARSIGADVAPLESGGVGG encoded by the coding sequence GTGACCGACGCGCCCGCGGAAGCGCTCGACCCGGACCAGCACCTCGGCGCGGCGATGGACGTCCGCTTTGCCGACACCGTTGGGGAGTTCGCCGAGCAGTGCCAGCAGTGGGGACTGGACCACGTCGAACTGAAGGCCGAGTATCTGGCGGGCCATCCCGAGACGCCCACGCCTGCCGAACTGCGTCGGCTCAGCGAGGCCTTCGACTGCTCGCTCACGCTGCACGCACCCTTTCGAGACTGGAATCTCGGCAGCTTCAACGAGTCGGTCCGTCGGGCGTCAGTGGGGATGGTCACACAGACGCTGACCGACGCCGCCATTGCCGAGGCGGGCGCGGTCGTGGTCCACGGCGGGGCTGTCCCGCGGCGGTACCCCGAGTGGGTCCGCGAGACGGCCCGCGAGAACGCTCGCCAGTCGCTGCAGGCGTGTGCCGACCACGCGGCCGACGTCGGCGTCCCGTTGTGTCTCGAAAATCAGCCCGAGAGCGACAGCGACGAGCGCCACACCACAACGCCCGACGACCTCGCGGCGATGCTCGATTCCGTCAACGCTTCCCCCGAGGTTCTGAAGATCACGCTCGACGTCGGCCACGCGAAGGTCAACGGCGTCGACTGGCGCGACTTCGCCGAGCGGTTCGGCGACCGGATCGAGGTCGTCCACCTCCACGACAACGACGCCACTGCCGACCAGCACGAGCCGTTCCCCGGCTACGAGTCCGTCGTCGAGTCGGTCCCGGCGAGCTACTTCGTCTTCGAGATGAAATCCGTCTCGGACGTGGCGAGGAGTATCGGTGCAGACGTCGCGCCGCTCGAATCGGGGGGTGTCGGCGGGTGA
- a CDS encoding HAD family hydrolase yields MIDRYEAVVFDNDGVLVEPTDRAVLVDAVVESFRAFDVDIDRSLARRTVEKDAVPVEAAEEHGIDPEALWHHRELTASLAQQAHVREGGKPVYDDVVVLDELDVPLGVVSNNQHATIEFLLAYHDLPAFETAYGRQPTLTGAARRKPEPDYIERALADLGVEEALYVGDSEKDVVAAHAAGIDSAFLRREHVADVDLSVEPTVEISSLRELVDRSTAAGPLR; encoded by the coding sequence GTGATTGATCGCTACGAGGCCGTCGTCTTCGACAACGACGGCGTGCTGGTCGAACCGACCGACCGCGCGGTCCTCGTCGACGCCGTCGTCGAGTCTTTCCGGGCGTTCGACGTTGACATCGACCGCTCGCTCGCGCGTCGGACGGTCGAGAAGGACGCCGTCCCGGTCGAGGCGGCCGAAGAGCACGGGATCGATCCGGAGGCGCTCTGGCACCACCGGGAGTTGACCGCGAGTCTCGCCCAGCAGGCCCACGTCCGCGAGGGCGGGAAGCCGGTGTACGACGACGTGGTTGTGCTCGACGAGCTCGACGTGCCGCTGGGCGTGGTCAGCAACAACCAGCACGCGACGATCGAGTTCCTGCTCGCCTACCACGATCTGCCCGCGTTCGAGACGGCCTACGGCCGACAACCGACGCTCACTGGCGCGGCACGGCGAAAGCCCGAACCGGACTACATCGAGCGCGCGCTGGCCGACCTCGGCGTCGAGGAGGCGCTGTACGTCGGCGATTCCGAGAAAGACGTCGTGGCTGCCCACGCGGCCGGGATCGATTCGGCGTTTCTCCGCCGTGAGCACGTCGCGGACGTCGACCTCTCCGTCGAACCGACCGTCGAAATCTCCAGCCTTCGGGAGTTGGTCGATCGGTCGACAGCCGCTGGTCCGCTACGGTAG
- a CDS encoding alpha-D-ribose 1-methylphosphonate 5-triphosphate diphosphatase: protein MSHPEVDPIEVERTLVENATVVTPINSFEGSILIEGDRIVAVESDPASGQRADRTVDASGKLLIPGLIDIHGDDIERHRFPRGSPVDEDIAFRTVDRTNLSAGVTTKFHAIAFQDAPDDHRSAEIAIEMVESIHEADHLLADHHVHARCELTDPDCVDAVEGILEMPAVKLASVMAHIPGKGQFGSPEAFKQWYLDNRDISEERVDELIAQRTSVDQETLNDRIATIVERAREAGVALASHDDETALEVERLHDRGIEISEYPVTLAAAERATELGMTTAMGAPNLVRGGSQWGNLGTAEAIAADVVDVLCADYHPPSLLAAPFVDTGEPLHERVARVTLNPAEAVGLADRGRIDEGARADLLVVDREPTPTVERAFVAGEEVYREGAR from the coding sequence ATGAGCCACCCCGAGGTCGATCCGATCGAGGTCGAACGGACCCTCGTCGAGAACGCGACGGTCGTCACACCAATCAATTCCTTCGAAGGAAGTATTCTGATCGAGGGTGACCGGATCGTTGCGGTCGAGTCTGATCCGGCGAGCGGCCAGCGGGCCGACCGGACCGTCGACGCCAGCGGGAAGCTTCTCATCCCGGGACTGATCGACATCCATGGCGACGACATCGAGCGCCACCGCTTTCCGCGAGGGTCACCCGTCGACGAGGACATCGCCTTCCGGACTGTGGATCGAACCAATCTCTCTGCGGGCGTGACGACGAAGTTCCACGCGATCGCCTTCCAGGACGCACCGGACGACCACCGCTCGGCCGAGATCGCCATCGAGATGGTCGAGTCGATCCACGAGGCCGACCACCTCCTGGCCGACCACCACGTCCACGCCCGCTGTGAGTTGACCGACCCTGACTGCGTCGATGCCGTCGAAGGCATTCTGGAGATGCCGGCGGTGAAACTCGCCTCGGTGATGGCCCACATCCCCGGGAAGGGGCAGTTCGGCAGCCCGGAGGCGTTCAAGCAGTGGTATCTGGACAACCGCGACATCAGCGAGGAGCGCGTCGACGAGTTGATCGCCCAGCGGACCAGCGTCGACCAGGAGACGCTGAACGACCGGATCGCGACGATCGTCGAACGGGCACGGGAGGCGGGTGTCGCGCTGGCGTCGCACGACGACGAGACGGCTCTCGAAGTCGAACGCCTCCATGACCGGGGAATCGAGATCAGCGAGTATCCCGTGACGCTGGCGGCGGCGGAACGCGCCACGGAACTGGGGATGACCACGGCGATGGGCGCGCCGAACCTCGTCCGCGGGGGAAGCCAGTGGGGTAATCTGGGCACTGCCGAGGCCATCGCGGCAGACGTCGTGGACGTCCTCTGTGCGGACTATCACCCGCCGTCGCTGCTTGCTGCGCCGTTCGTCGACACGGGCGAACCGCTGCACGAACGCGTGGCTCGGGTGACGCTCAACCCTGCAGAAGCGGTCGGACTCGCCGATCGCGGCCGGATCGACGAGGGCGCTCGTGCGGACCTGCTCGTCGTGGATCGAGAGCCGACGCCGACGGTCGAGCGCGCGTTCGTCGCCGGCGAGGAGGTCTACCGGGAGGGGGCGCGGTGA